Below is a window of Carassius auratus strain Wakin chromosome 50, ASM336829v1, whole genome shotgun sequence DNA.
GATTCTGAAGGGAACGCTGGCGTATGCTTTCTCTCCGAGACAGATACTGGATCATTCTCTGAGCATAGTAAGCAGCTGGAGACAGCCTGAGGAAATGTGGAAAAGGAACAGAAAGGTCCAACTCTGAATTTAAAGTCCAATAATCAGCTTTGACTTTGTACATATAGGCTTTCAAACAGGTACCTGGCAGGATCTGGGTATATGGGATGATCTCTGGAGCCAGACATATCATATCGAGAGAATGGAAACAGTGACGATTCCAACAACCTCCTGAAGAGGAAACAAATAAGTAACATGAAAGGCAAATGTAAACGTGCAGTACAGTGAAATATTTTACTgaaattttgctaatgtgaccaCTCCTTAAAAACCAAATTTAGTTTTTGTTCTTTCCCACCTCCTGAGTGAGTCCTCATCCGGATTATCAACAGGCACCTCTGGGTTTAAGGCGTCTTGTGTTGCCTCAGAAGCAGCGCTTGCCGTTGGTTGCCGGTACACGCTTTCCCACTGCCCCGTCTCCTGATTGTACACCAGACCCATAGGCTGCTGGCCCTGTAGACCAGAGGAGGCCTCGCCCAACTCCATGGGCCTCATCTCAGGGGCCTGGGCCTCCACTCGTGCACCCTGACCAGGGTCCTCAAACGGAGGCATTGAAAGCGGCCATGATGGTACGTCttgtgaggaagaggaagacgaGGTCTGACCGGAACGTTCCCAGCGTTGGGTGTCATGGTTGAAGGTGAGGAGGTTGTGGCACGAACGGCAACGATTAGGGTGGTTTTGAGAGGGGCCGGCGACCGTGCCTCCGTTTCCAGTGTGGGAAGACCCGTTGTACGAAGGCCCAGGACGTTCTGTGTCCATACCACGGTTGAGGAGCTCCTGCATGGGTCCCGGTCCACCAGTCACCTCTCGGCCGCCGCCGGGTCGCTCCAATTCCTGCATTCGCTCGTATTCCATGAAGTAACGGCTCAGGTTGCACTGCAAGACGTTGCGTATGGAGGCGGGGTTGTTGCGCTGGGTGTTGTCATAGAATGGGTGATGGCCACTACTGGTGCCGTCATTGGCTCGTCCCCGGTTGGGCTCCGTCCCAGGCAGCACTAGGCCTCGCCCTTCTGTAGCAGACGTGTATATGGGTGATGAAGAGGAACCATCGGGGAACCTGTGCAGGGAGAGGAGATCCATAGAAGAGGAGCTCGTCCTAGGAGGGGGCACAACACCCCTTCCGGTGCTGCTTTCCACCCCAATCGCACCTAACCCATGTTCATGTCCCGTGCTCAGCAGACTGCCAGACCAATCAGCCCCAGGGAGACGCCCAGGGGCCTCAAGAGGACGGGGTGTTTGTGACCCTAAGGGATCTATAGTCCTAAGAGGCAAGAGTCCCGGATGCGCAGAGTTCCCTGAAGCCCCGCTGAACACGCTGCTAAAAGCAGAAGCTCGGTCCGTGGAGGTGCGGGTCTGGCTAGGGGTGGGCGAGAAGGCAGAGGGGCCCGACTGAGTTTGCAGTTGAGGCAAATCCGAAGGCTGGAGGCCTGTCGGATTCTGTGTGAATAAGTTCCGCGATGCAGCGCAGCGACTGCACAGACAGCCCAGACCCAAATGCTGCGTGCAGCCCTGTGAGACAGAGCGGTCACCTGGTTCCGTCCGCACCGGGTACTGGAACCGAGGTATGCTGGGAGGCTCTCTGGGCTCTGGAGCGGGGCGGGACTGATCACCAGCCTGTGATCCAGAAGAGCGAGAGGACAAGATGTGCAGGAAATTGTGCAGGATTGGTGTCCGACGCACAGGTGGAGAGCGTAAAAGAGAACGTTGGCGGAACAAAGCCATCTCCATGCTGTCCATGGGGACCTCGGAGTCATCATCATTCTACAGGAACACAGTAAAACACTCATAAAATTACGTTTGTAAAAGGGAAATGCACGCAGGAAAAAACAGAATAGCTATTTTGGCAGGAAAAAAGGTTGTTTCTAACCTGCTGGTTGGATGGGTTCACAATAGCTGTTAAAAGATTATGACCCAGAGGATCAAATCTCACCAACCTGgtcaaaaaagacaaatttagGATTAAGTGTTTTAAAGATTACTGGAAGGATAATgggtacatttttatttgtcagtGGCCACTATAAATTAACAGGATTGGTTCCACACCGGACACGTTCGGTCTCGCTGGCAGTCTTGACCACAGCAAAAGGTTCTGGCCGGCTCCAGTCCCAGAAGTGAAGTTCGTTGTTGCTGGCGATGAGCAGGAGCTGAGCTGTGGGGTGGAACGCTAGAGAAGCGATGGCAACATTACTCTCTGTGAACCAGCTCTCGCTTCCACCCtgggaaaaagaggaaaaacatcCACAACATTCATTTAAACAGCAACGTTTGGGTTTCTAATGCTTAGTATATAATGCAATATGATCAGACCAGAAAAACAGACTTGAGCTGCTACTGAACGGTATGGAAATCAAACACAAAGTAACTAACACACAAGATAACAATGTTTGCAAAAGGGGAAGCTCCgcacatattaaaacattaaactaaaCTGACACTTACATGCAGGTCCCAAATTCGGACTTCTCCATCAAGGCACCCAGAGGCAACTAGGCCAGGGATGGTGGGGTGAAAGGTCACACACCAAGGTGTGCGTCGATGGCCCACTAAAGAGTGCAGGCACTTTCCTGTTTTCACATCTGTGATGTAGATGTTATGGTTGACGTGGGTTGAGGCCACAAGGTTCCTAGAAAAGGAAGAAATGTAAA
It encodes the following:
- the LOC113066685 gene encoding activating molecule in BECN1-regulated autophagy protein 1-like, coding for MAGQNRNSVLILSGRERGARMLGSQQLLQQLVEDRTRWMKWQSQKVELPENPRSTFLLAFSPDRNLVASTHVNHNIYITDVKTGKCLHSLVGHRRTPWCVTFHPTIPGLVASGCLDGEVRIWDLHGGSESWFTESNVAIASLAFHPTAQLLLIASNNELHFWDWSRPEPFAVVKTASETERVRLVRFDPLGHNLLTAIVNPSNQQNDDDSEVPMDSMEMALFRQRSLLRSPPVRRTPILHNFLHILSSRSSGSQAGDQSRPAPEPREPPSIPRFQYPVRTEPGDRSVSQGCTQHLGLGCLCSRCAASRNLFTQNPTGLQPSDLPQLQTQSGPSAFSPTPSQTRTSTDRASAFSSVFSGASGNSAHPGLLPLRTIDPLGSQTPRPLEAPGRLPGADWSGSLLSTGHEHGLGAIGVESSTGRGVVPPPRTSSSSMDLLSLHRFPDGSSSSPIYTSATEGRGLVLPGTEPNRGRANDGTSSGHHPFYDNTQRNNPASIRNVLQCNLSRYFMEYERMQELERPGGGREVTGGPGPMQELLNRGMDTERPGPSYNGSSHTGNGGTVAGPSQNHPNRCRSCHNLLTFNHDTQRWERSGQTSSSSSSQDVPSWPLSMPPFEDPGQGARVEAQAPEMRPMELGEASSGLQGQQPMGLVYNQETGQWESVYRQPTASAASEATQDALNPEVPVDNPDEDSLRRRLLESSLFPFSRYDMSGSRDHPIYPDPARLSPAAYYAQRMIQYLSRRESIRQRSLQNRLRTLSNSQADSQSNNPSSMPPEASDGDYEDIEEPGDRTRHRMPRNARMSAPSLGRFVPRRFLLPEYLPYAGLFHERGQSGLATHSSINRVLAGASIGDGQSAVASNIANTTYRLQWWDFTKFDLPEISNATVNVLVPHCKIYNDASCDISADGQLLAVFIPSSQRGFADEGILAVYSLAPHNLGEMLYTKRFGPNAISVSLSPMGCYVMVGLASRRILLHPSTDHMVAQVFRLQQPHGGETSIRMMFNVVYPMAPDQRRHVSINSARWLPEPGMGLAYGTNKGDLVICRPVDFRSDGDSPSDLNSDSLFTVSSSSRTRGVERPGTSRSGWRVDRDMGLMNAIGLQPRQAAPSVTSQGTQTPVVRLQNAETQTERELPSASPFQSTHTSRHTVQTASTSTSTERHTHSETTRTTSHTPVQASVSEGPLNRTSLPTTYQVESAAEPGLGEDALSRIRRLMAEGGMTAVVQRERSTTMASMGGFGNNIVVSHRIHRGSQTSVRTTPVGNPTSEMPAGLGISTLFHTEPLVDSIEAPGPSESRGVQLPSRYTTHSEFPRASPIVEMDLYGDRQVDDVQHHPSPSGLNMSNHSNNNNNDHSYSDSRSRDYPDDLYGR